The sequence CGCAAAGACTTCTGGCAACCTGTCGATACGGCTCCATGGGACAAATTTTCGCCAGATCACCTGGTTGGTGTCATCCCGGATGACCTCAACTTTGATGCCTCCCTTTTCCCGTGTTGTCCTGATCACCGCCCCCGTTTCCCCCCCCATCTCCCGCCGCACCGCCTAGCTCTCCTCCCGCACCTCCTCGTTGGTTAGCAGCCCCTCGAAGGTGACGACTAGTTGTGGATCGAGTTTCTCGGCCATGTTCAACTCTCCTCTTCGCCCCCCCGTCAGCCCTGCAGCGCCTTGTTATGCATTTTCATCTTCAGGGCCAACCCAGAAGTGAGGATTGTGAGCAACCTCCCATAGGTAGCCATCTGGATCTTTGAAGTAGCCGGAGTAACCTCCCCAAAATACCTTTTGCGGTTGCTTAACAAGTGTTGCGCCAACTGATACTGCTTGCTCAATTATTTGGTCTACGTTAGATTCCGATGCCACGTTATGAGAAAGAGTGAAACCGTTAAATCCACTTCCCTCTGGTGAAACCGTCGCATCTTCGGCAAGGGATTCGCGATTGTACAAACCCAACCAACTGCCATTGAGCGTGAAGAAAGCAATTTCAGGCGGAGACTCCATTCTGGGAAAGCCTAAACCTTCTTTGTAGAAGTTGATTGATTTTTCTAAATTACTCACACCCAAGGTAATCATGCTTATTCTTGGCTTCATGTTTCCTCCTTTATTGCGATGCATAACTATTAAATGAGCTGCAAAAGCAGTGAGCTTTCTGGCAGTCTATCTCGTACGTCACCTCCACAACGCCCGCTTAGCCTCCCTCGCCTCCCGCTGGAGCTTCAGAACTCCAAATCCTCCACCCGCTCTCGGGATTATCTATAAACGGATTCCCAGTTCCCCGCAACTCCTCAATGACGTTGTTCCTGCGCCTCTCATGCTGACTCGGGGGGTTGGTCCGATTCTAGGCAAAAGGCTAGGTGGACTGCTGGTGGGGTAGTATACTTGGAGTTAGCGGAGGGTAGAATGGGGACCATAAGTACCTCGACTTTTCGACCGGCCTACTTGAACCTCGAGCCCGGAGAGCTCAAGGAGCGAGCAGAGCGGGCCGTCGCCACGTTGGCGGATTGCCGGGCCTGTCCCCGCGACTGCGCCGTTAATCGGCTTGAGGATAAATGGGCCGCCTGCAAGACCGGCCGCTACGCTGCGGTGAGCAGCCACTTTCCTCACTTCGGCGAAGAGGACTGCCTGCGTGGCTGGAAGGGCTCTGGAACGATCTTCTTCTCTCACTGCAACCTGCGCTGCGTCTTTTGCCAGAACTACGACATCAGCCAGGCCATCAAGCCCGGCCCGGCAGCGCCCGGCTCCCCCCCTGAAGAGATCGCTGCAATGATGATAGAGCTGCAACAGAGAGGCTGCCACAATATAAACTTTGTGACCCCCGAGCACGTCGTCCCCGAAGTCGTTGAAGCCCTAGCCGTTGCCGTGGATTGGGGCCTTCACCTTCCGATTGTCTACAACACCAGTGCGTATGATTCGTTGGAAAGCATGGAGTTCATGGACGGTATCGTGGACATCTACATGCCCGATTTCAAGTACTGGTCTCGCGAGCGCAGCCGGATTTACATGAAGGCCGACAACTATCCCGATGCGGCGCGTGTGGCGATCACGGCAATGCACCGCCAGGTGGGGCAACTCGTGCTCGACGGTGACGGGCTGGCGAAGCGCGGACTCCTCGTTCGCCACCTGGTCATGCCCGGATGCCAGGATGAAACGCGCGCCATCCTCGAGTGGATCGCCACAGAGCTGGGACCCGACACCTACGTGAACCTTATGGACCAGTACTATCCAGCGGGTAAGGTCAGTGCCGAACACTACTCCGAGATCAACCGCCGGCTGACCTCAACGGAATTCATGGAGGCGCAAGAGATCGCCCGCAAGCTGGGGCTCAGGCGCCTCGACGAGCGACGCCCGCACCCGCGTCTCGTTCCGAAGTTGATGTTGGTCTAGCCAGCACCCCACGAAGCCCGCTCATCCCCCCTTTTCTCTCTTCCACAGCCCCCGTTTCGCCTCCCTCGCCTCCCGCTGGAGCTTCAGAAACAACTCCTGGTACTTCACATTCGGCGTTCCCTAATGGCAGCGCTTCGGCGGGGTTTCCCTTTACCTTTCCCCTCTCAGCGAGTCAACGTATTCAGCGATCAGCCGCAGGGAATCCTCCGGGGCGTCGAGAAACTCTAGTCCCGTCTGAAAGATCAGTTCTCGCTCCCCCTCAGTCCGAACCTCCGTACGATGGACCACTGATCGAACGACCCGGCACTTCAGACTTACCTTCTGTCCCTGGATGGAAAAGGTCAGGACCGAGAGGGTCCCGAGGCGGACAAGGTCCGAATGTTCCATTAGGGCCCCGCTCATGCTGACATTGATCAGGAACGCGTCGTAGATGGCGGTAATCCGCCCTGGGGTCCGGTCCTCTACCGCGCAGCGGATATTGCCGCGCCTGTTTTCCTTCTCCTTCACTGACTCCCCTCCGCCCTCTCGCCGTTTTTATGATTGCTCAAAAGCAAAAACGCCCTCCGGGCCGTACTCCGCCGAAGAGGGCGTCTGAATGTTTGGTGCGCCATCGATTGTGCCTGCGGTGGCTGCGGGGCTATTGATCGCCCCGGTTTCATACTTTGAATGGCTGCGGGGAGCCGTAGGGGGCCTAAGTATCCCCCACCGGGCAAGGGGTGTCAAGGGTCACCGAGCAAAGGGAAAGAGGGGTTAGTTCCAGCGGGCGCGCGCCCTACTGGTGCAGCGGGGGATCGGGGTAGGCTCAGACACCTTTGTGGTGGAACTTGCGGGGATCATCGGTCAGGAGCTGACCCGCCGCAGGCGCGGCCGGCCGAAAAAGGACGACAAAAAATAAACCTGTCTCTAATTTCCCTGCGTGCTTTATTCATTTTTCTCTTCCTGATTTGCCACAGTAGTAACTGCCCCTTCTTCACGATTCCCCCGTGCAATCGCGATCATCTTGTCCACTTCAGGGACCGTGTTGGTAGTCATGAGGAGAATACCTGGATTGTTCTCTTCAAATACGCGGAAGATCTCGTCCGAAAACGCCCGACCGATCGAATCAACGTCTTTGAAATCCAAAATCACTGTCCTAAATCGGTCCACTCTGGCGAGTAGCCGCTTGGCTTGGGATCTAGACAGTAACTTTTCGGCGCCATGTCGAGCTAGCCGAACAGGGACAACGGTCTTTGTGAACGCGTAGTCTTCCTCATCGGACGCGAAACGATTAAACACCTCTCGATCCGTTCGTTCACTGTTATTAGCTAGATCCATAAAGACTGCTGTGCCGGTGTCTGGCCGGTCCCGCTCTAGGATCCAGTCCTCCTCTTCACCGTATTCATGTGAATAATAAACGTCGCCAGAGAGA comes from Candidatus Methylomirabilota bacterium and encodes:
- a CDS encoding VOC family protein, encoding MKPRISMITLGVSNLEKSINFYKEGLGFPRMESPPEIAFFTLNGSWLGLYNRESLAEDATVSPEGSGFNGFTLSHNVASESNVDQIIEQAVSVGATLVKQPQKVFWGGYSGYFKDPDGYLWEVAHNPHFWVGPEDENA
- a CDS encoding PilZ domain-containing protein: MKEKENRRGNIRCAVEDRTPGRITAIYDAFLINVSMSGALMEHSDLVRLGTLSVLTFSIQGQKVSLKCRVVRSVVHRTEVRTEGERELIFQTGLEFLDAPEDSLRLIAEYVDSLRGER
- a CDS encoding radical SAM protein, whose translation is MGTISTSTFRPAYLNLEPGELKERAERAVATLADCRACPRDCAVNRLEDKWAACKTGRYAAVSSHFPHFGEEDCLRGWKGSGTIFFSHCNLRCVFCQNYDISQAIKPGPAAPGSPPEEIAAMMIELQQRGCHNINFVTPEHVVPEVVEALAVAVDWGLHLPIVYNTSAYDSLESMEFMDGIVDIYMPDFKYWSRERSRIYMKADNYPDAARVAITAMHRQVGQLVLDGDGLAKRGLLVRHLVMPGCQDETRAILEWIATELGPDTYVNLMDQYYPAGKVSAEHYSEINRRLTSTEFMEAQEIARKLGLRRLDERRPHPRLVPKLMLV